One Torulaspora globosa chromosome 5, complete sequence DNA window includes the following coding sequences:
- the SUI2 gene encoding translation initiation factor eIF2 subunit alpha (ancestral locus Anc_5.157), whose product MSTSHCRFYENKYPEVDDIVMVNVQQIAEMGAYVKLLEYDNIEGMILLSELSRRRIRSIQKLIRVGKNDVVVVLRVDKEKGYIDLSKRRVSSEDIIRCEEKYQKSKTVHAILRYCAEKFQVPLEDLYRTIAWPLSRKYSHAYEAFKLSIIDESVWEGIEPPSKEVFEELKVYISKRLTPQAVKIRADVEVSCFSYEGIDAIKEALKAAEALSTEQMQIKVKLVAAPLYVITTQSLEKQQGIELLEKAIEQISQVISKYNGVCNITMSPKAVTATEDAELQALLESKELDNRSDSDEDEEDSD is encoded by the coding sequence ATGTCAACATCTCACTGTAGATTTTATGAAAACAAATATCCGGAGGTCGATGACATTGTTATGGTCAATGTCCAGCAGATCGCTGAGATGGGCGCATATGTGAAGCTCTTAGAATACGATAACATCGAAGGTATGATTCTGCTGAGTGAATTGTCGCGTAGACGTATAAGGTCGATTCAAAAGTTGATTAGAGTTGGGAAAAACGATGTTGTTGTGGTTCTTCGTGTGGACAAAGAAAAGGGCTACATTGATTTGTCGAAACGTCGTGTTTCCTCTGAAGATATCATTAGATGCGAGGAGAAATACCAGAAATCCAAGACCGTTCACGCCATTCTGAGATATTGTGCAGAGAAATTCCAAGTTCCGCTGGAAGATCTGTATAGGACGATTGCATGGCCATTGAGTCGAAAGTACAGCCACGCCTACGAGGCGTTCAAGCTGTCGATCATCGACGAATCTGTGTGGGAGGGCATCGAGCCGCCATCCAAAGAGGTTTTCGAAGAACTCAAAGTGTACATCTCCAAGAGACTGACACCACAAGCGGTCAAGATTAGAGCTGACGTGGAAGTCTCCTGTTTTAGCTACGAAGGTATCGATGCGATCAAAGAGGCTCTGAAGGCTGCAGAGGCTCTATCCACCGAGCAAATGCAGATCAAAGTGAAGCTGGTTGCTGCCCCACTGTACGTCATTACGACCCAGTCTTTGGAAAAACAGCAGGGTATTGAGCTTCTCGAGAAAGCCATCGAGCAGATCAGCCAAGTCATCTCGAAGTACAATGGTGTTTGCAACATTACCATGTCTCCAAAGGCTGTCACTGCCACTGAAGACGCAGAACTACAGGCTCTTTTGGAGAGCAAAGAGCTCGATAACAGGTCCGATTcagacgaagacgaagaggactCCGACTAA
- the MHO1 gene encoding Mho1p (ancestral locus Anc_5.156), with translation MSTRPATHAGSWYSNRGSELSSQLKGYLNDTERRDGAVSNARLIISPHAGYRYCGATMAHAYASLDISPAIKRVFILGPSHHVYFRNQIFLTRFHSLETPLGSLQVDVEVVEKLHKLHEGHLFVPMDNDTDMGEHSLEMQFPMLVQTLQWRGVPVNGVKVVPMMVSHNSAEVDSAVGMALKEYLADPSNLFIISSDFCHWGRRFAYTGYVGSQDELEDALQEETEIEMLTARSKLSHHQVDVWQSIELLDRMAMKVLSESADDAKYNAWKQYLDITGNTICGARPIAVVLSALQTVRVPAGKTRFEWPSYSQSSHVKSLDESSVSYAAGYAVIE, from the coding sequence ATGTCTACACGTCCTGCCACACATGCCGGTTCCTGGTACTCGAACCGTGGCTCAGAGCTATCGTCGCAATTGAAAGGCTATCTGAACGACACTGAGAGGAGGGATGGTGCTGTTTCCAACGCCAGGCTGATTATTTCACCTCACGCTGGTTACCGTTATTGCGGAGCCACGATGGCTCATGCATATGCTTCGCTGGATATCAGTCCTGCGATTAAGAGAGTGTTCATACTGGGACCGTCTCATCATGTTTATTTCAGAAACCAGATTTTCCTGACAAGGTTCCATTCGTTAGAGACACCCTTGGGCAGCTTACAAGTGGACGTGGAAGTGGTGGAAAAACTGCACAAGCTACACGAGGGCCATCTCTTTGTTCCCATGGATAACGATACCGATATGGGGGAGCATTCGCTGGAAATGCAATTCCCCATGTTGGTGCAAACTCTGCAATGGCGGGGTGTTCCCGTGAATGGCGTCAAAGTCGTGCCCATGATGGTTTCACACAACAGCGCAGAGGTCGATTCTGCAGTGGGAATGGCTTTGAAGGAGTATCTCGCGGATCCAAGCAATTTGttcatcatcagcagcGACTTTTGCCATTGGGGCCGCAGGTTTGCATACACCGGCTACGTTGGTAGCCAGGACGAGCTGGAAGACGCCCTCCAGGAGGAAACGGAGATTGAGATGCTGACCGCGAGAAGTAAGCTATCTCACCATCAGGTTGACGTCTGGCAGTCGATCGAGCTGCTCGACAGAATGGCGATGAAAGTACTGAGTGAGAGTGCAGACGACGCAAAGTACAATGCGTGGAAACAGTATCTGGACATCACGGGAAACACGATATGCGGAGCAAGACCGATCGCTGTTGTCCTGAGCGCTCTCCAGACAGTCCGTGTGCCGGCAGGCAAGACTCGGTTTGAGTGGCCCAGCTATTCACAAAGCTCTCACGTCAAGAGCTTGGACGAGAGCAGCGTTAGCTATGCGGCGGGATATGCCGTTATAGAGTGA
- the TDH2 gene encoding glyceraldehyde-3-phosphate dehydrogenase (phosphorylating) TDH2 (ancestral locus Anc_5.155), which translates to MVRIAINGFGRIGRLVLRVALSRKNVEVVAVNDPFISTEYAAYMFKYDSTHGRFGGEVTHDDSHIIIDGHKIAVFQERDPAALPWGKLNIDIAVDSTGVFKELDTCQKHIDAGAKKVVITAPSSTAPMFVMGVNADKYTPDLKIVSNASCTTNCLAPLAKVINDAFGIKEGLMTTVHSLTATQKTVDGPSHKDWRGGRTASGNIIPSSTGAAKAVGKVLPELQGKLTGMAFRVPTVDVSVVDLTVNLNKETTYDEIKKVIKAASEGPLNGILGYTEEAVVSSDFLGDSHSSIFDAAAGIQLTPTFVKLVSWYDNEYGYSTRVVDLVEHVASA; encoded by the coding sequence ATGGTCAGAATTGCTATCAACGGTTTCGGTAGAATCGGTAGATTGGTTCTAAGAGTGGCTTTGTCCAGAAAGAACGTCGAGGTTGTCGCTGTCAACGACCCTTTCATCTCCACTGAGTATGCTGCTTACATGTTCAAGTACGACTCTACCCACGGTAGATTCGGCGGTGAGGTTACTCACGACGACTCCCACATCATCATCGATGGCCACAAGATCGCTGTGTTCCAGGAGAGAGACCCAGCCGCTTTGCCATGGGGTAAGCTAAACATCGACATTGCCGTCGACTCCACCGGTGTCTTCAAGGAGTTGGACACCTGTCAAAAGCACATCGACGCTGGTGCCAAGAAGGTTGTCATCActgctccttcttccaCCGCTCCAATGTTCGTGATGGGTGTCAACGCCGACAAATACACCCCAGACTTGAAGATCGTCTCGAACGCTTCCTGTACCACCAACTGTTTGGCTCCATTGGCCAAGGTCATCAACGACGCTTTCGGCATCAAGGAGGGTTTGATGACCACCGTCCACTCTTTGACCGCCACCCAGAAGACCGTCGACGGTCCATCCCACAAGGACTGGAGAGGTGGTAGAACCGCCTCCGGTAACATCATCCCATCCTCCACCGGTGCCGCCAAGGCCGTCGGTAAGGTGTTGCCAGAGTTGCAAGGTAAGTTGACCGGTATGGCTTTCAGAGTCCCAACCGTCGACGTCTCTGTTGTCGACTTGACCGTCAACTTGAACAAGGAGACCACCTAcgacgagatcaagaaggtcATCAAGGCTGCTTCCGAGGGTCCTTTGAACGGTATCTTGGGCTACACCGAGGAGGCTGTTGTCTCTTCCGACTTCTTGGGTGACTCCCACTCTTCCATCTTCGATGCCGCCGCCGGTATCCAATTGACCCCAACCTTTGTCAAGTTGGTTTCCTGGTACGACAACGAATACGGTTACTCTACCAGAGTTGTCGACTTGGTTGAACACGTTGCCAGTGCTTAA
- the MET3 gene encoding sulfate adenylyltransferase (ancestral locus Anc_5.154): MPVPHGGVLQDLVARDASKRDELLREAQSGKLVGWDLTERQVCDLELILNGGFSPLDGFLTQADYESVVDEMRLTSGTLWTMPITLDVDAGFAQRLSAGQRVVLTQDREIPLAILTVKDVYKPDKQAEAKKVFRGDPEHPAISYLYHEAGEYYVGGSVEAIQLPQHYDYPGLRKTPHQLRLEFESRQWDRVVAFQTRNPMHRAHRELTVRAAREANAKVLIHPVVGLTKPGDIDHHTRVRVYQEIIKRYPNGLAFMSLLPLAMRMAGDREAVWHAIIRKNYGATHFIVGRDHAGPGKNSKGVDFYGPYDAQELVEAYKNELGVEVVPFRMVTYLPDEDRYAPIDEIDTAKTRTLNISGTELRKRLRTGGEIPEWFSYPEVVRILRESNPARPRQGFAIVVEDSLQVSRRQLGTALLSTFLQFGGGRHYKIFDHNDSDSTLLSLVPDFIQSGAGLIVPKQWSSAVKAPNVYLLGSSENSDIKLGSSEESVLHIVQKTVLFLEDNGFISF, from the coding sequence ATGCCTGTTCCACACGGTGGTGTTCTGCAAGATCTGGTCGCGAGAGACGCGTCGAAGAGAGATGAGCTGTTGAGAGAGGCGCAGTCCGGCAAGCTGGTCGGCTGGGATCTGACCGAGAGACAGGTGTGCGATCTGGAGCTGATCCTGAACGGCGGGTTTTCGCCGCTGGACGGGTTCCTGACGCAGGCGGACTACGAGAGCGTGGTGGACGAGATGCGATTGACGAGCGGCACGCTGTGGACGATGCCGATCACGCTGGACGTCGACGCGGGGTTCGCGCAGCGGCTCTCCGCGGGCCAGCGCGTCGTGCTGACGCAGGACCGCGAGATCCCGCTCGCGATCCTCACGGTCAAGGACGTGTACAAGCCGGACAAGCAGGCGGAGGCGAAGAAGGTGTTCCGCGGCGACCCGGAGCACCCGGCGATCAGCTATCTGTACCACGAGGCCGGCGAGTACTACGTGGGCGGCTCGGTCGAGGCGATCCAGCTGCCACAGCACTACGACTACCCCGGGCTGCGGAAGACCCCGCACCAGCTGCGGCTGGAGTTCGAGTCCAGACAGTGGGACCGGGTGGTCGCGTTCCAGACGCGGAACCCGATGCACCGGGCGCACCGCGAGCTGACCGTGCGGGCGGCTAGAGAGGCCAACGCGAAGGTGTTGATCCACCCCGTGGTCGGGCTGACCAAGCCCGGCGACATCGACCACCACACGCGGGTCCGCGTGTACCaggagatcatcaagagGTATCCCAACGGGCTCGCGTTCATGTCGCTTCTGCCCTTGGCGATGAGAATGGCCGGCGACAGGGAGGCCGTGTGGCACGCGATCATCAGAAAGAACTACGGCGCTACGCACTTTATTGTCGGCAGAGACCACGCCGGGCCGGGCAAGAACTCCAAGGGCGTCGATTTTTACGGTCCGTACGACGCGCAGGAGCTGGTGGAGGCGTACAAGAACGAGCTGGGTGTAGAGGTGGTTCCGTTCAGAATGGTCACGTATCTGCCCGACGAGGACCGATATGCTCCGATCGACGAGATCGACACCGCGAAGACCAGGACGCTGAACATCTCCGGCACGGAGCTGCGCAAGAGACTGAGAACCGGCGGGGAGATCCCTGAGTGGTTCTCGTACCCAGAAGTGGTCCGGATCCTGCGGGAATCGAACCCGGCGCGGCCTCGCCAGGGCTTTGCCATTGTCGTGGAGGACTCGCTGCAGGTGTCGCGCCGCCAGCTGGGTACCGCGCTCTTGTCGACTTTTCTGCAGTTTGGCGGCGGCAGACACtacaagatcttcgatcACAACGACAGCGATAGCACGTTGCTGTCGCTGGTGCCGGATTTCATCCAGTCTGGGGCCGGTCTTATCGTGCCTAAACAATGGTCGTCGGCCGTCAAGGCTCCCAACGTGTATCTGTTGGGGAGTTCCGAGAACTCCGATATCAAGCTCGGTTCGTCTGAGGAATCCGTCTTGCACATAGTACAGAAGACTGTGTTGTTTCTGGAGGACAACGGGTTTATCAGTTTTTAA
- the PDX1 gene encoding Pdx1p (ancestral locus Anc_5.153) — translation MLRSAFRGSLKVVSLKQLSARHMSRTARLLDAQVFAMPAMSPTMERGGIVEWKFKVGEPFSAGDVILEVETDKAQIDVEAQDDGKLAKIVVDKGAKDVPVGATIAYIAEIDDDFSTLEFPKSNEKPLESPAEKKKEQKQAKSKPLSAGEKSDIQGNQQNANPDQTLLPSVVMLLAENGISKEDAFSKIKATGKDGRILKGDVLAYLGRISADSAVRIADYVKSGERLDLSNIELKTEVPKSASVPEADKGKETNTTAAAQPEPIIFSEQLILEFPGKSQPGELQQSVRAFLKEAYHYTHEAPLADARSEHFDPIFEDLITPAPTAPRFRYTYQLTSLADNPDSKGHRDIFDLLSESTDASAATKPASPAKQEYALSLSVQVSDKFYDAEERSKRFVEYVKQLQLV, via the coding sequence ATGTTACGCTCAGCTTTTCGCGGGAGCTTGAAGGTGGTTTCCTTGAAGCAGCTTTCCGCTAGGCATATGAGCAGGACTGCAAGACTGCTTGATGCTCAAGTATTTGCCATGCCAGCGATGTCTCCTACGATGGAAAGAGGCGGGATAGTTGAGTGGAAGTTCAAGGTCGGGGAGCCGTTCTCAGCTGGCGATGTGATTTTGGAGGTCGAGACGGATAAGGCACAGATAGACGTTGAAGCCCAGGACGATGGTAAACTGGCAAAGATTGTCGTTGACAAGGGAGCTAAGGATGTACCAGTCGGGGCAACCATTGCGTATATTGCTGAGATTGACGATGATTTCTCGACTTTGGAATTCCCAAAGAGCAATGAGAAACCTCTAGAGAGTCCcgcagagaagaagaaggagcaaAAGCAAGCCAAAAGCAAGCCACTGAGTGCGGGAGAGAAGTCTGATATCCAAGGTAATCAGCAAAACGCCAATCCTGACCAGACGCTGCTGCCATCTGTGGTCATGCTCCTGGCTGAGAACGGCATATCGAAAGAAGATGCgttcagcaagatcaaggcAACGGGAAAGGACGGAAGGATACTCAAGGGTGACGTGCTGGCTTATCTGGGCCGAATTTCAGCCGATTCCGCCGTCAGGATCGCAGATTATGTGAAAAGTGGAGAGCGTTTGGATCTGTCGAACATCGAGCTGAAAACTGAGGTGCCCAAGTCTGCCTCAGTCCCGGAAGCAGACAAAGGGAAAGAGACAAACACTACAGCTGCCGCTCAGCCAGAGCCGATCATTTTCAGTGAGCAGCTGATCTTGGAGTTCCCAGGTAAATCGCAACCCGGAGAGCTGCAGCAGTCTGTGAGGGCGTTCTTAAAGGAGGCCTACCATTACACGCACGAGGCGCCTTTAGCCGACGCGAGATCCGAGCACTTCGACCCGATTTTCGAAGATCTAATCACGCCTGCACCAACCGCGCCAAGATTCCGCTACACCTACCAGTTGACGTCTCTGGCCGACAATCCCGATTCGAAGGGCCACCGGGATATCTTCGACCTTCTCTCAGAGAGCACAGATGCGAGCGCTGCCACAAAGCCGGCTTCCCCAGCCAAGCAGGAGTACGCTCTGTCCCTCAGCGTGCAAGTGAGCGACAAGTTTTACGATGCAGAGGAGAGATCCAAGAGATTCGTCGAGTATGTAAAGCAGTTGCAACTTGTATAA